The following proteins are encoded in a genomic region of Sorangiineae bacterium MSr12523:
- a CDS encoding molybdopterin-dependent oxidoreductase — MNPSRRDLLRFAGGLVLALHLPGCGRSSEAPPAPGTPPARPGTAFEPNAWLRIYPDDRIVFVLDRVEMGQGTMTSHPMIMAEELEVDPQRIEIVFAGVDPVYGVRLPHFRGAQTTAGSASVLSSWDPLRVAGATAREMLRRAAAAEWSVPLEECDARDGTIRHAPSGRTATYGALATRAAAFPVEEPRLKEPHEFRLLGKSIRRLDGPVKTNGSAVYGLDVKLPGLVVAVVIHPPVHDGRVASFDAAVARTRPGVLDVFPLELAPTGPIAGVPGQLDLRPQGIAVVAATYWQARRASEDVRVTWEGGRTGTSSESILAHYRDLSSRPGTVQSAVGDVDAELGRAAATLEATYETPFLAHAGLEPTNATAIVTGERCEIWVPTQAPGWMQATAAQVLGRPAPSIQVHGTMIGGAFGRRTRPEEVTEAVLIAQRIGRPVKVVWSREDEMANDYYRPMAVSSMRGGLDATGMLRAWLCRLACQVGPIVPGLDTEAFTNTLYAIAATRVEGCVAESIVRCGAWRSVALSSNTFAFECFLDELAHLGGRDPVEFRRPLLRDAPRALGVLELAASKAGWGSPLPAGTGRGIALQSRADSHCAQVVEAEVNGTDVRVRRVVAAIDCGLPIHPDLIRAQIEGSIVFGLGAALHGQITFREGQVQQSNFDDFRVLRYHECPAIEVHVVDNTERPSGSGEVGVAPIAPALCNAIFAASGRRIRRLPIALAMKEAP; from the coding sequence ATGAATCCCAGCCGACGCGACCTGCTCCGGTTCGCGGGCGGTCTGGTGCTCGCGCTGCACCTTCCGGGCTGCGGACGCTCGTCCGAGGCGCCGCCAGCGCCTGGAACGCCGCCGGCGAGGCCGGGAACGGCGTTCGAGCCGAATGCATGGCTACGCATCTATCCCGACGATCGCATCGTGTTCGTCCTCGATCGGGTCGAAATGGGGCAGGGGACGATGACGTCGCACCCCATGATCATGGCCGAGGAGCTGGAGGTGGATCCACAACGCATCGAAATCGTGTTTGCCGGTGTCGATCCCGTGTACGGCGTTCGGCTGCCCCATTTCAGGGGAGCTCAAACGACGGCAGGCTCCGCGAGCGTCCTAAGCTCGTGGGATCCCTTGCGGGTTGCGGGGGCGACGGCCCGTGAGATGTTGCGGCGTGCCGCCGCGGCAGAGTGGAGCGTTCCGCTCGAGGAGTGCGATGCCCGCGACGGAACCATTCGACATGCGCCGAGCGGGCGAACGGCCACCTATGGCGCGCTGGCGACGAGGGCTGCAGCGTTTCCCGTCGAGGAGCCGAGGCTCAAGGAACCACATGAATTTCGCTTGCTAGGGAAGTCGATTCGCCGTCTCGACGGACCGGTCAAGACGAATGGTTCGGCGGTATATGGCCTTGACGTCAAGCTACCGGGGCTCGTCGTCGCGGTGGTGATACATCCGCCCGTGCACGATGGGCGTGTCGCGTCCTTCGACGCGGCCGTCGCGCGCACTCGTCCGGGCGTGCTCGACGTGTTCCCGCTCGAGCTCGCGCCCACTGGACCGATCGCGGGCGTACCGGGCCAGCTCGATTTGCGGCCTCAGGGAATTGCCGTCGTGGCCGCGACCTATTGGCAAGCGCGCAGGGCCTCCGAGGACGTGCGCGTCACGTGGGAGGGGGGACGCACCGGGACCTCCTCGGAATCGATCCTGGCGCACTACCGTGACCTGTCGTCGCGACCGGGGACGGTGCAAAGCGCCGTAGGTGACGTGGACGCGGAGTTGGGCCGCGCGGCCGCCACGTTGGAAGCCACGTACGAAACCCCGTTTCTCGCGCATGCGGGGTTGGAGCCGACGAATGCGACGGCGATCGTGACGGGCGAGCGTTGCGAGATTTGGGTGCCCACTCAAGCGCCGGGCTGGATGCAGGCGACGGCCGCACAAGTCCTGGGGCGTCCGGCGCCGTCGATTCAGGTTCACGGGACGATGATCGGGGGGGCCTTCGGGCGCCGTACGCGCCCGGAAGAAGTGACGGAGGCCGTCCTGATTGCACAGCGCATCGGCAGACCCGTCAAGGTCGTGTGGTCGCGCGAAGACGAAATGGCCAATGACTACTATCGGCCCATGGCCGTCTCGTCCATGCGCGGTGGTCTCGATGCGACGGGGATGCTCCGCGCCTGGCTATGCCGCCTTGCATGCCAGGTTGGACCGATCGTCCCCGGCCTCGATACGGAGGCGTTTACCAACACGCTGTACGCTATTGCGGCAACGCGGGTCGAGGGCTGCGTTGCCGAATCCATCGTGCGATGCGGTGCCTGGCGCTCGGTGGCGCTATCGTCCAATACATTCGCCTTCGAATGCTTCCTCGACGAGCTCGCGCACTTGGGCGGGCGCGACCCCGTGGAGTTCCGCCGCCCGCTGCTTCGCGATGCCCCGAGGGCTCTCGGCGTCCTCGAGCTCGCTGCTTCCAAGGCTGGATGGGGCAGCCCCCTGCCTGCAGGTACGGGGCGCGGCATCGCGCTGCAGTCGAGGGCGGACTCCCATTGCGCCCAGGTCGTCGAGGCGGAGGTGAATGGCACGGACGTGCGCGTGCGGCGGGTGGTGGCGGCCATCGATTGTGGTCTGCCGATCCATCCGGATCTGATACGCGCGCAGATCGAGGGATCCATTGTCTTTGGGTTGGGCGCGGCGCTCCACGGGCAGATCACCTTTCGGGAGGGCCAGGTTCAGCAGAGCAACTTCGACGATTTTCGGGTGCTGCGCTACCACGAGTGCCCGGCCATCGAGGTGCACGTGGTCGACAACACGGAGCGGCCGTCGGGCAGCGGCGAGGTGGGGGTAGCACCGATTGCACCTGCGTTGTGCAATGCGATCTTCGCCGCGAGCGGCCGGCGCATCCGCCGTTTGCCCATCGCGCTCGCCATGAAGGAGGCACCGTGA
- a CDS encoding MBOAT family protein — translation MPFAARNAVLLLASLLFYAWGEPRFIIVLLASVSLNYALGLLVERYHQGISGKLVLFGAVAINIGLLIFYKYAAFAVEAVDSFRILAFPRAAPLTMGHIELPLGISFFTFHQLSYVIDVRRRQATAQRNPFLLALYIAFFPQLIAGPIVRYHEIAHQLIRRHVDTVRFAAGAERFILGLGKKMLIANTVAVSADAIFGLPAEQLATPLAWLGIVCYSLQIYFDFSGYSDMAIGLAALFGFRFPENFDYPYVSASLTEFWRRWHMSLSRWFRDYLYIPLGGNKGSPLRTYANLAIVFFLCGLWHGASWTFVVWGIYHGAFLVMERAGLAKVLSQWPRALQHAYALLAIMMGWVLFRVDSLGHAGVYFRALAGLGPRAHYNGSIYLDSERALAILVGIVASAACLPAVRRALVQRADAMSANMASTVRVAGFGLVFLGCAIKLSANTYNPFIYFRF, via the coding sequence GTGCCGTTCGCAGCACGAAACGCGGTTCTTCTCCTTGCCAGCCTTCTCTTTTACGCGTGGGGCGAGCCAAGGTTCATCATTGTCTTGCTCGCCTCCGTTTCACTCAATTATGCCCTGGGGCTGCTCGTCGAGCGTTATCACCAGGGAATATCCGGAAAGCTCGTTCTCTTTGGCGCGGTCGCTATCAATATAGGGCTTCTAATTTTCTACAAATACGCCGCATTCGCCGTCGAAGCGGTGGATTCGTTCCGTATCTTGGCTTTTCCGCGCGCGGCTCCTCTCACCATGGGCCACATCGAGCTACCGCTGGGCATCTCGTTCTTCACGTTTCACCAGCTTTCGTACGTCATCGATGTGCGACGCCGCCAGGCCACGGCCCAGCGCAATCCATTTCTGCTCGCGCTCTACATTGCATTCTTCCCACAGCTCATTGCCGGCCCCATTGTTCGCTACCACGAAATTGCCCACCAACTCATTCGGCGTCATGTGGACACCGTGCGGTTTGCCGCCGGCGCGGAGCGTTTCATTCTCGGCTTGGGAAAGAAGATGCTCATCGCCAATACGGTCGCCGTATCGGCGGATGCCATTTTCGGCCTCCCCGCGGAGCAACTCGCCACGCCGCTCGCATGGCTCGGCATCGTCTGCTATTCGCTGCAGATCTATTTCGATTTTTCGGGATACTCCGACATGGCCATAGGACTCGCGGCGCTGTTCGGGTTTCGCTTCCCGGAGAACTTCGACTATCCCTACGTGAGCGCATCGCTCACGGAATTTTGGCGGCGCTGGCACATGTCGCTGTCGCGTTGGTTTCGCGACTATTTGTACATCCCGCTGGGCGGAAACAAAGGTTCCCCGCTTCGCACGTACGCTAACTTGGCCATCGTATTCTTTCTCTGCGGTTTGTGGCATGGCGCGAGCTGGACGTTCGTCGTCTGGGGGATCTACCACGGGGCATTCCTCGTCATGGAGCGCGCGGGCCTGGCCAAGGTGCTCTCGCAATGGCCGCGCGCGCTACAGCATGCGTATGCGCTGCTCGCCATCATGATGGGGTGGGTGCTCTTTCGTGTGGATTCCCTCGGGCACGCGGGTGTCTACTTTCGTGCGCTCGCCGGGCTGGGCCCGCGCGCGCACTACAATGGCAGCATTTACCTCGATAGCGAACGTGCGCTGGCCATCCTCGTCGGCATCGTGGCCAGTGCCGCATGCTTGCCCGCCGTGCGGCGCGCCCTCGTCCAACGTGCCGATGCGATGAGTGCAAACATGGCATCGACGGTGCGGGTGGCCGGATTCGGCCTCGTGTTCCTCGGATGCGCCATCAAATTGTCCGCCAATACGTACAACCCTTTCATTTACTTCCGATTTTGA
- a CDS encoding (2Fe-2S)-binding protein, giving the protein MPNYTFTLNGKPVTVDAPADMPLLWVLRDKLGVTGPKYGCGVGVCRACTCHLDGTAFTPCLVAMRDLPANAKVTTIEGLAKGETLHPVQQAWIDCDVAQCGFCQAGQIMAAAALLTQKPAPTDDDIDTIENVCRCGSYPRIRLAIKKAAGG; this is encoded by the coding sequence ATGCCGAATTACACCTTCACGCTCAACGGCAAACCGGTCACGGTGGACGCCCCTGCCGATATGCCCCTCTTGTGGGTCCTGCGCGACAAACTCGGAGTCACCGGCCCCAAATACGGGTGCGGCGTCGGCGTCTGCCGCGCGTGCACCTGTCACCTCGACGGCACGGCCTTCACCCCATGTCTGGTCGCCATGCGCGACCTCCCGGCCAACGCGAAGGTCACGACCATCGAGGGCCTGGCCAAAGGCGAAACCTTGCACCCGGTGCAGCAGGCCTGGATCGACTGCGACGTCGCCCAATGCGGATTCTGCCAGGCGGGCCAAATCATGGCTGCCGCCGCCCTGCTCACGCAAAAGCCCGCCCCGACGGACGACGATATCGACACCATTGAAAATGTGTGCCGCTGCGGCTCGTACCCGCGCATTCGCCTGGCCATCAAAAAGGCTGCGGGCGGCTAG
- a CDS encoding SufS family cysteine desulfurase, whose translation MARDFPALEQRVNERRLVYLDTAATALKPRAVIEAVTQVYARDCANVHRGLHQLSQRASAAYEAARAALAGFLGARSQEEVVFVRGATEALNLVAASWAMPRLGQGDRILVTALEHHANLVPWQIVARRTGAILDVAPIEPSGEVSLDVLASRLTDRTRLVAVSHASNVLGTVLPIREIARMAHARGALLVVDGAQAAAHVRIDVKDLDCDFYALSGHKVYGPSGIGVLWARAELLAEMEPYQVGGDMVADVAFEGASYRAPPHRFEAGTPNIEGAIGLGAAVRYLRGLDAAAREAHERDLLEYAVSTLEEIPGVQIVGSPATRIPLLSFTVEDIHPHDLATFLDGEGIAVRAGHHCAQPLLEQLGHSALTRVSFGIYNTHADVDALAEALRGARDFFSVF comes from the coding sequence GTGGCGCGCGACTTTCCCGCGCTCGAACAACGAGTGAACGAGCGGCGGCTGGTCTACTTGGATACGGCGGCCACGGCCCTGAAGCCGCGCGCGGTCATCGAGGCCGTCACCCAAGTGTACGCGCGCGATTGTGCGAACGTGCATCGCGGGCTTCACCAGCTTTCGCAGCGGGCGAGTGCGGCGTACGAAGCCGCACGGGCTGCGCTCGCCGGCTTTCTCGGTGCACGCTCGCAGGAGGAAGTCGTCTTCGTTCGCGGCGCCACGGAGGCGCTCAACCTCGTGGCCGCGTCGTGGGCCATGCCGCGGCTCGGGCAGGGCGATCGCATCCTGGTGACCGCGCTGGAACATCACGCGAACCTCGTGCCGTGGCAGATCGTCGCCCGCCGCACGGGGGCCATTCTGGACGTCGCGCCCATCGAGCCCTCGGGCGAAGTGTCCCTCGACGTCTTGGCCTCGCGCCTGACGGACCGCACACGCCTCGTTGCCGTTTCACACGCCTCGAACGTGCTCGGCACGGTGCTTCCCATTCGGGAAATTGCGCGCATGGCCCATGCTCGAGGCGCGCTTCTCGTCGTCGACGGCGCGCAGGCGGCCGCGCACGTGCGCATCGATGTGAAAGACCTCGATTGCGATTTTTACGCGCTGAGCGGGCACAAGGTCTATGGCCCGAGCGGCATCGGCGTGCTCTGGGCGCGCGCCGAGCTCCTCGCGGAGATGGAGCCGTACCAGGTCGGCGGCGACATGGTCGCCGATGTGGCCTTCGAGGGCGCCTCCTACCGCGCGCCGCCTCACCGCTTCGAGGCGGGCACGCCGAACATCGAGGGGGCCATCGGCCTGGGCGCGGCCGTGCGCTACCTGCGCGGGCTCGACGCGGCCGCCCGCGAAGCGCACGAACGCGATCTCCTCGAGTATGCGGTGTCGACCCTGGAGGAAATCCCCGGCGTGCAGATCGTGGGTTCACCGGCCACGCGCATTCCGCTGCTCTCGTTCACCGTGGAGGACATTCACCCGCACGATCTGGCCACCTTCCTCGACGGGGAAGGCATCGCCGTGCGGGCTGGCCACCATTGCGCGCAGCCCCTTCTCGAGCAACTCGGCCATTCGGCGCTCACCCGTGTGTCGTTTGGTATCTACAACACGCACGCCGACGTCGACGCGCTGGCCGAGGCCCTGCGCGGCGCCCGCGATTTCTTTTCGGTGTTTTAG
- a CDS encoding XdhC family protein translates to MIDLSSILDGYAAARRAGEAGLLATLVEVEGSTYMRPGARAFITPQGGVIGLVSGGCLEKDLAEHARALSPEVSRRLVVYDLRDDDDIDFGLGLGCKGKLSIVIERIDPHDRANPLERLLAFWNQRPPSPGVVVTALDEARSAAALEHECTEVLRSGKSRMVALEGKRYFVEYLAPRTALAIFGGGPDAIPVVHRAKSLGWWVALWDHRESALVNEAFSACDERHLVPIAGLARAAAEARASAALVMTHHYRADVEVLRGLAGQRLPYVGLLGPRERARALFEELAGPVPEHLHSPAGLDVGAGTPEAIALSIVAEIHAVLHGRSGGSLRHRGGPIHDRDT, encoded by the coding sequence GTGATCGATCTCTCGTCCATTCTCGATGGTTATGCTGCGGCGCGCCGGGCTGGCGAGGCCGGTTTGCTGGCCACATTGGTCGAGGTGGAAGGCTCCACGTACATGCGCCCGGGGGCGCGTGCGTTCATCACGCCGCAGGGGGGCGTGATCGGTCTGGTGAGCGGCGGCTGCCTGGAAAAGGACCTGGCCGAGCATGCGCGCGCACTATCCCCCGAGGTTTCACGTCGTCTCGTTGTCTATGATTTGCGCGACGACGACGATATCGATTTTGGTCTCGGGCTTGGCTGCAAAGGCAAATTGTCCATCGTGATCGAGCGCATCGATCCACATGATCGTGCGAATCCGCTGGAGCGCCTGCTGGCCTTTTGGAATCAACGCCCGCCGTCGCCAGGCGTCGTCGTCACGGCGCTGGATGAGGCTCGCTCGGCCGCGGCGCTGGAACACGAATGCACCGAAGTTTTGCGATCTGGCAAGTCGCGCATGGTCGCCCTGGAGGGAAAACGCTATTTCGTGGAGTACCTCGCCCCGCGCACGGCGCTGGCCATATTCGGGGGCGGGCCCGATGCCATTCCGGTGGTGCACCGCGCCAAGTCGCTGGGGTGGTGGGTGGCACTCTGGGATCATCGGGAGAGTGCGCTGGTCAATGAGGCCTTTTCCGCCTGCGATGAAAGGCACCTCGTGCCCATTGCAGGGCTGGCGCGCGCGGCCGCAGAGGCCCGTGCGAGCGCGGCGCTGGTGATGACCCACCATTACCGGGCCGATGTGGAGGTTCTGCGCGGCCTCGCCGGGCAGCGTCTCCCGTACGTGGGCCTGCTCGGTCCGCGCGAACGCGCGCGTGCGCTCTTCGAGGAGCTCGCCGGGCCGGTCCCCGAGCACCTGCACAGCCCCGCGGGGCTCGACGTGGGGGCAGGGACGCCGGAGGCCATTGCACTGTCGATTGTGGCGGAGATCCATGCCGTGCTGCACGGGCGGTCCGGCGGTTCGTTGCGCCACCGCGGAGGGCCGATTCATGACCGCGACACATGA
- a CDS encoding LysR family transcriptional regulator → MSGMDAYARDLDLNLLRVFAVVAEEGSITRAAARLYVTQPAVSAAIRRLTAFIGAELITRQGRRMVVTHRGAELLAAARAHLQPLVAAAMEVPVFDPKSSTATVRIGLDDSLGALILPDFMKALRTEAPEMQLIIVPVQFRTVEELLLSHKVDFAVGVADELPRSILRQPLPPKPSSWPHFVCLYDPRHSKLPKKLSEREYFAREHVVVSYAGDTRGIVEDSLGLARKVRISVPAFSYVADVVDGSPLLATIPTLVANHIIRTRPHLRSTPLPFSWESSIVELLWSRATDDDEAARFLRGVLLKVALALVARVERHGKK, encoded by the coding sequence ATGTCTGGAATGGACGCTTATGCGCGTGATTTGGATCTCAATCTGCTTCGCGTCTTCGCCGTCGTGGCCGAGGAAGGGAGCATCACCCGAGCGGCTGCGCGCCTCTACGTGACCCAGCCCGCGGTCAGTGCGGCCATTCGCAGGCTGACCGCGTTCATCGGTGCGGAGCTGATCACCCGCCAGGGACGCCGTATGGTGGTCACGCATCGCGGTGCCGAGCTTTTGGCGGCTGCCCGCGCCCACTTGCAGCCGCTCGTCGCGGCGGCCATGGAGGTGCCGGTCTTCGACCCCAAATCGTCGACAGCGACGGTGCGCATCGGGCTCGACGATTCGTTGGGGGCGTTGATCCTCCCTGATTTCATGAAGGCGTTGCGGACCGAGGCGCCCGAGATGCAGCTCATCATCGTCCCCGTGCAATTCCGGACCGTCGAAGAGCTGTTGCTCTCCCACAAGGTGGATTTCGCAGTGGGCGTCGCCGACGAGCTTCCGCGCTCGATCCTTCGCCAGCCGCTACCTCCCAAGCCATCTTCCTGGCCGCACTTCGTGTGCCTTTACGATCCTCGTCATTCGAAGTTGCCGAAAAAGCTCTCCGAACGCGAGTACTTCGCACGCGAACACGTCGTGGTTTCTTATGCGGGCGACACGCGGGGCATCGTCGAGGACTCGCTCGGTCTGGCGCGGAAGGTACGCATTTCCGTTCCCGCGTTCAGCTACGTGGCGGATGTCGTCGATGGATCGCCGTTGCTGGCCACGATTCCGACGCTCGTGGCCAACCATATCATTCGGACGCGGCCGCATTTGCGGAGCACGCCCTTGCCGTTTTCGTGGGAATCGTCGATCGTCGAACTTCTCTGGTCCAGAGCTACCGACGACGATGAGGCCGCGCGCTTCTTACGCGGTGTCCTTTTGAAGGTGGCCCTCGCCCTCGTCGCGCGCGTGGAACGTCACGGCAAGAAGTAA
- a CDS encoding molybdopterin-dependent oxidoreductase: MHKDEGSIGRRRFLTYLVAAPILTVACKAEVETAPSSAAGETALGVPDVVDLGDALILAGALTAWNLSIEIDPSNRVRIKLPRAEVGQGITTTAAMIVAEELDARLADVDVHLSDAQPEILFNQLTGASNSVRSLYGPIRAVAAAARARLVTAAAAQFDVPAHTLTTKDTQVIAPDGRTATYGSLSETAARVLLPAVSAAPKDPSKFSVIGQPTTRIDAREIVTGQAKYAMDLDVPGALPTVVARAPTIKGTVASYDASAARGMPGVIAIAQVPSGIAVTAETFDQAIKARDALRITWNEGPVAGLSDGDIRGMLASAALPLTPPLLTPYVDAEFDFAFVSHAPMEVLAAVADVREGKADVWCSSKSPIVAQQTIAASIGLPQSAVTLHVVRGGGSFGRRLFFDGALEAAQISKAIGRPVKLMWTRSDDTKHGRMRPMSHHKLRATYGLGAVLTYEHRIAAVKTDLTHGLGEALTAIGFKLLGGVPNQLFFLLTEKVPYNFGITSQLLSEVPLEMNTGSWRSVYSGFVAVANEIMVDEIARTLGKDPAAFRRATLSSSRAKAVLDKVTSAGNWGRAMPPGMAQGIGLHEEYKSCVACLVEIDTRDSAGPRVTKAVVAADVGRAVNPRGLEAQMMGATVDGISVTLQAGLHIDNGAVRESSFSDFRYARMRDTPREFEVHILPPTTGEPGGAGELAYPAAAAAVANAYARATGTTPRRFPVMG; encoded by the coding sequence ATGCACAAGGATGAAGGCTCCATCGGGCGTCGTCGATTTCTCACGTACTTGGTCGCCGCCCCCATCCTTACGGTGGCGTGCAAAGCCGAGGTCGAAACGGCACCCTCTTCCGCGGCCGGAGAAACGGCCTTGGGCGTGCCCGACGTCGTGGATCTCGGCGACGCGCTCATCCTCGCAGGCGCGCTCACCGCGTGGAATCTTTCCATCGAGATCGACCCGTCGAATCGCGTACGCATCAAACTGCCGCGGGCCGAGGTCGGGCAGGGCATCACCACCACCGCGGCGATGATCGTGGCCGAGGAGCTCGATGCGCGCCTGGCCGATGTCGATGTGCACCTTTCCGATGCGCAACCGGAGATCCTTTTCAATCAGCTCACGGGCGCGTCCAATTCGGTGCGTTCGCTCTATGGCCCGATTCGGGCCGTGGCCGCGGCCGCGCGTGCGCGTTTGGTGACGGCGGCGGCCGCGCAGTTCGACGTGCCCGCGCACACGTTGACGACCAAGGACACACAGGTGATCGCGCCCGATGGCCGCACGGCGACGTATGGCTCCCTTTCGGAGACCGCCGCGCGGGTGCTTTTGCCGGCGGTGTCGGCGGCGCCGAAAGACCCGTCGAAGTTCTCCGTCATTGGCCAGCCGACGACGCGCATCGATGCGCGCGAAATCGTGACCGGCCAGGCGAAATACGCCATGGACCTCGATGTGCCGGGGGCCCTGCCCACGGTCGTGGCGCGCGCACCGACCATCAAGGGCACCGTGGCCTCGTACGATGCCTCGGCGGCGCGGGGCATGCCCGGCGTGATTGCCATTGCGCAAGTGCCCAGTGGCATTGCGGTGACCGCGGAGACGTTCGATCAGGCCATCAAGGCGCGCGATGCGTTGCGCATCACCTGGAACGAAGGCCCGGTGGCAGGGCTCTCGGATGGCGACATTCGAGGCATGCTCGCATCGGCTGCCCTGCCGCTTACGCCGCCGCTGCTCACACCTTACGTCGATGCGGAGTTCGATTTTGCCTTCGTCAGCCATGCGCCGATGGAGGTGCTCGCCGCCGTCGCCGACGTGCGCGAGGGCAAGGCGGACGTGTGGTGCTCGTCCAAGTCGCCCATCGTGGCGCAGCAGACGATCGCAGCGAGCATCGGCCTGCCGCAAAGTGCGGTGACGCTTCATGTCGTGCGCGGCGGCGGCTCGTTCGGGCGACGGCTTTTCTTCGATGGGGCGCTGGAGGCGGCGCAGATCTCCAAGGCCATCGGCCGCCCCGTCAAATTGATGTGGACGCGCTCCGACGACACGAAGCACGGGCGCATGCGCCCTATGAGCCATCACAAACTGCGCGCAACGTACGGCCTGGGGGCGGTGCTCACCTACGAGCACCGCATTGCCGCCGTCAAAACCGATCTCACGCACGGCCTGGGCGAGGCGCTCACCGCGATCGGCTTCAAACTGCTCGGCGGGGTGCCGAACCAGCTCTTCTTCCTGCTGACGGAGAAGGTGCCCTACAACTTCGGCATCACCTCGCAGCTTTTGTCCGAGGTGCCCCTGGAGATGAACACCGGGAGCTGGCGCTCGGTCTATTCGGGATTCGTGGCCGTGGCGAATGAAATCATGGTCGACGAAATCGCGCGCACCTTGGGGAAAGATCCTGCGGCGTTCCGGCGCGCGACCTTGTCGTCCTCGCGTGCAAAAGCCGTGTTGGACAAGGTCACCAGCGCTGGAAACTGGGGCCGGGCCATGCCGCCGGGCATGGCCCAGGGCATTGGGTTGCACGAGGAATACAAATCGTGCGTGGCCTGCTTGGTCGAAATCGATACGCGAGACAGTGCGGGGCCGCGGGTCACCAAGGCGGTGGTCGCGGCCGACGTGGGGCGTGCGGTGAATCCGCGCGGCCTCGAAGCGCAGATGATGGGCGCCACCGTCGACGGAATCTCCGTCACGTTGCAAGCGGGCCTGCACATCGACAATGGCGCCGTGCGCGAAAGCAGCTTTTCCGATTTCCGCTATGCGCGCATGCGCGATACGCCGCGGGAATTCGAAGTTCATATTCTACCGCCCACGACCGGAGAACCCGGCGGCGCCGGGGAGCTCGCCTACCCTGCCGCCGCCGCCGCCGTGGCCAACGCCTACGCCCGCGCGACCGGAACGACCCCACGCCGTTTTCCCGTCATGGGATGA
- a CDS encoding (2Fe-2S)-binding protein has protein sequence MAISKFVLNGHEVQIDVDPETPLLWVIREQLGLTGTKYGCGRALCGACTVHLDGKAIRSCVYPVSEAEGRQVTTIEGLNGGVQHPLQAAWIAENVPQCGYCQSGQIMGAAAMLAVNPAPSDEDIASVMASHICRCGTYPRIRLAIHRAAAQMGRNGGGR, from the coding sequence ATGGCTATATCGAAATTCGTGCTGAATGGTCACGAAGTTCAGATCGACGTGGACCCGGAGACACCCCTGCTTTGGGTGATCCGTGAACAACTCGGGCTTACGGGTACGAAATACGGGTGTGGCCGAGCCTTGTGCGGTGCGTGCACCGTGCACCTCGACGGAAAAGCCATCCGGTCATGCGTATATCCGGTGAGCGAGGCGGAGGGGCGTCAGGTGACGACCATCGAAGGCCTGAACGGCGGCGTGCAGCACCCGCTGCAGGCGGCGTGGATTGCCGAGAACGTGCCGCAATGCGGATATTGCCAATCCGGCCAAATCATGGGCGCGGCCGCGATGTTGGCCGTCAATCCCGCACCGAGCGACGAAGATATTGCAAGCGTCATGGCGTCTCATATTTGCCGATGCGGCACATATCCGAGAATCCGTCTCGCCATTCATCGTGCGGCGGCTCAAATGGGACGCAACGGAGGTGGACGATGA